The following proteins are encoded in a genomic region of Amycolatopsis sulphurea:
- a CDS encoding LppA family lipoprotein, translating to MKHHVIRALASGIVILALTSCTNPGAQEPTMNTDEKTASQQFSQLMQRPDIDQAAARYDEMFRNVREQLAAKFPALRWKQTDQPGRAGCSQEFAAIDVSGRADAETRSFPIWTAPGNLPDSEWQQAAADVREIAQSYGFDTGKVTVKRHNDNEIVFRDQYRAALNFGSAVNTTLLVRTGCHLSAEARNRGSLAPLPSY from the coding sequence ATGAAACACCACGTCATTCGAGCACTGGCCAGCGGCATCGTCATTCTCGCCCTGACCAGTTGCACTAACCCGGGCGCGCAGGAGCCAACCATGAACACAGACGAGAAGACAGCGAGCCAGCAGTTCAGCCAACTCATGCAACGTCCGGATATCGACCAGGCAGCAGCGCGGTACGACGAGATGTTTCGGAACGTTCGGGAACAACTGGCAGCCAAATTCCCCGCACTCCGATGGAAGCAGACAGACCAGCCCGGCCGGGCTGGCTGTAGCCAAGAATTCGCGGCAATCGATGTCTCCGGACGCGCCGACGCCGAGACCCGCAGCTTTCCCATCTGGACAGCGCCAGGAAATCTGCCAGACTCAGAATGGCAGCAAGCTGCGGCCGATGTTCGTGAAATCGCTCAAAGCTATGGTTTCGACACTGGAAAAGTTACCGTAAAACGACACAACGACAACGAGATCGTCTTTCGGGATCAGTACCGGGCTGCGCTCAACTTCGGCTCAGCCGTCAATACGACGCTACTGGTTCGCACCGGCTGCCACCTGTCTGCAGAAGCCAGGAACCGAGGAAGCCTCGCACCCCTCCCTTCGTATTAA
- a CDS encoding alpha/beta hydrolase: MVSLADVRAWNPGTLDEICSLLQARTQVLVHDGDDYGKILPVEGWSGPAADNAAGQHHALMRQLDTIAAGAAAIGKAIGQASDAITGVHHALTNAEELARKYGFQITDAGGITDTYAGKEAPPEMHPEDRERTHAQLVDEVAQILRTANDIDTDLASVLDRAAAGQFGTGNESTVAAAAADGMKDPGLTLPEPPPNATPSQNSAWWATLSEAGRNILLRDHPDWLGNRDGLPGDVRSKANIARIPSERTDLQHQLDEAKKRLELVKDQPYRPPNMLPDALADIRKIEAKLASLTAIETTLAKGDRQLLTLDASGDRLKSAIAVGNVDTAKHVAVFTPGFTSTVDHSLAGYDTDMENLQKHTQLISSRYGDGAQAATVAWLGYEAPQNDDVINGNQSVASDHIAQTGAKKLDGFLNGIGASHEMQNQPLHLTALGHSYGSLTTGIALQQSTPVNDAVIFGSPGLDAQQRGDLQVPQGHLFSAGADQDSVPKLDVANHFGVSPYDMPGIDRLSTGDAVTVDGTPAHATHTHGQYLDDGSTSQYNMAAITAGRPDLRVNYVAPPPPPPPQQPTHR; the protein is encoded by the coding sequence ATGGTGTCGCTGGCCGATGTCCGGGCCTGGAATCCCGGCACGCTGGACGAGATCTGCTCACTCTTGCAGGCCCGGACGCAGGTCCTCGTCCACGACGGGGACGACTACGGGAAGATCCTGCCGGTCGAGGGCTGGAGTGGGCCGGCCGCCGACAACGCGGCCGGGCAGCACCACGCGTTGATGCGGCAACTGGACACGATCGCCGCCGGGGCCGCCGCGATTGGCAAGGCGATCGGGCAGGCGTCCGACGCCATTACCGGTGTCCATCACGCCCTGACCAACGCCGAAGAGCTGGCCCGGAAGTACGGATTCCAGATCACCGACGCAGGCGGCATCACCGACACCTACGCGGGCAAAGAAGCACCGCCGGAGATGCATCCCGAGGACCGGGAACGGACGCACGCGCAACTGGTGGACGAGGTGGCGCAGATCCTGCGCACCGCGAACGACATCGACACCGATCTCGCATCAGTGCTCGACCGCGCGGCGGCCGGTCAGTTCGGCACCGGGAACGAATCCACCGTCGCCGCAGCAGCAGCCGACGGGATGAAAGACCCCGGCCTCACGCTGCCCGAACCCCCGCCGAACGCGACACCCTCGCAAAACTCCGCCTGGTGGGCCACCCTGTCCGAAGCGGGGCGGAACATCCTCCTGCGAGATCATCCCGACTGGCTGGGCAACCGTGACGGCCTGCCCGGCGATGTCCGCTCGAAAGCGAACATCGCCCGCATCCCCAGCGAGCGGACTGACCTCCAACACCAGCTCGACGAGGCAAAGAAACGGCTCGAACTGGTCAAAGACCAGCCCTACCGGCCGCCGAACATGCTGCCCGACGCGTTGGCCGACATCCGCAAAATCGAAGCCAAGCTCGCGTCCCTGACCGCGATCGAAACCACTCTTGCAAAGGGTGACCGGCAGCTACTTACCCTAGACGCATCAGGAGACCGGCTAAAATCGGCGATCGCAGTCGGCAATGTCGATACTGCGAAGCACGTGGCCGTGTTCACGCCGGGCTTTACGTCCACAGTGGATCACAGTTTGGCTGGATATGACACCGATATGGAGAATCTCCAGAAGCACACGCAGTTGATCTCGTCTAGGTACGGTGACGGCGCTCAGGCCGCCACGGTCGCGTGGCTGGGCTACGAGGCACCGCAGAACGACGATGTGATAAACGGCAACCAATCAGTGGCATCCGACCATATCGCACAGACTGGCGCCAAGAAGCTCGACGGCTTCCTCAACGGGATCGGCGCTTCCCATGAAATGCAGAACCAACCGCTGCACCTGACCGCGCTGGGCCACTCGTACGGCAGCCTCACCACAGGCATTGCCCTGCAACAATCCACCCCCGTGAACGACGCGGTGATTTTCGGATCACCGGGCCTCGACGCCCAGCAACGCGGTGACCTCCAGGTGCCGCAAGGACACCTGTTCTCTGCCGGGGCTGACCAGGACTCAGTTCCGAAACTCGACGTCGCCAACCACTTCGGCGTCTCCCCCTACGACATGCCCGGCATCGACCGCCTGAGCACCGGAGACGCAGTCACGGTGGACGGCACACCAGCGCACGCGACCCACACCCACGGCCAGTACCTCGACGACGGCTCGACGTCGCAGTACAACATGGCAGCGATCACGGCAGGCCGCCCTGATCTGCGCGTCAACTACGTCGCGCCCCCACCGCCGCCCCCGCCGCAACAGCCCACCCACCGATGA